GCGTGTTGACCGGCGCGCGCCCGATCCTGACCACCGCGCCGCCCGCAACTCTGGCCGGAGTGGCGCTCGGGGTGATCCTCGGGCTGGTCCTTGGTTATCTCGGGGGCTGGGCCGATGTGGTGTTCAGCCGGATCCTTGATACATTGCTCGCGATGCCGCTGATCGTGACCGCCATGCTGGTTCTGACCACGCTGGGCGGCTCGCCGCTGACGGTGACGCTGGTGATCATCGTGATCTACACGCCACTTGTCGCGCGCACCATTCGAGCCGCGGTCCGCGTCGAGGCGGCCAAAGACTATGCGATCTCCGCTCGGATCTGCGGCGAATCCGCCTTTGGCGTGATGTTTCGCGAGATCTTGCCCAATATCCGTCAGGTCGTGCTGATCGAGGCGATGACGCGTCTTGGTTATGCGTTTTTCACCATTTCGA
This genomic stretch from Gemmobacter sp. 24YEA27 harbors:
- a CDS encoding ABC transporter permease; the protein is MTNSRASRAPLIIGLVILAFWLFCAFFAGVIAPQDAYADNILRTMEPPSAEFWFGTDMLGRDVFSRVLTGARPILTTAPPATLAGVALGVILGLVLGYLGGWADVVFSRILDTLLAMPLIVTAMLVLTTLGGSPLTVTLVIIVIYTPLVARTIRAAVRVEAAKDYAISARICGESAFGVMFREILPNIRQVVLIEAMTRLGYAFFTISTLSFLGLGLQPPQPTGGLRWPNPMGC